The following coding sequences are from one Paenarthrobacter ureafaciens window:
- a CDS encoding WXG100 family type VII secretion target: MSVISVDTELLQLKASNVKTTVDRISADVQAMKMGLEELQATWRGSAASNFHALVLEWALTQGKVEASLASINVALASAATSYAEVEQGNTQRFAY, encoded by the coding sequence ATGAGTGTCATCTCCGTAGACACCGAACTGCTGCAACTCAAGGCGTCCAATGTCAAGACCACCGTGGACAGGATCAGCGCCGACGTTCAGGCCATGAAGATGGGCCTTGAAGAGCTGCAAGCCACGTGGCGCGGTTCGGCTGCCAGCAACTTCCACGCACTCGTCCTTGAGTGGGCGTTGACCCAGGGCAAGGTGGAGGCATCCCTCGCATCCATCAACGTGGCCTTGGCTTCGGCGGCAACCAGCTATGCCGAGGTGGAACAGGGCAATACCCAGCGCTTCGCCTACTAG
- a CDS encoding sensor histidine kinase: MLQRWKTASLRSQLVAIIMGLLLLALAATGAGTLTLVKSYLQGQVDDKLKAAVALALDQQSFDKLSEYNPAVPTDYSLTLYVPGIAPYQFGGSPDDRPAISSITPAEAKARGNTPFQVNGTAGNNWRVVAVGVTANGKNGVVIIGLPLAPVDKVMEHAVLVVVGVGLLTLVLAFFIATWTVARSFRPLAKVEKTAAAIAAGDLSRRVEIDNIHTEVGRLGGSLNAMLAHIEASFAARAASEARMRRFAADASHELRTPLVTIRGFSELYRHGALTSPEDVATAMGRIESEAKRMGSMVEDLLMLARLDEQRPLNLKPVDLQLLANDAVVDTKASSGNRTIKLVGLDGASPAAAPVQGDEAKLRQVIGNLVGNALRYTPEGSPIELAVGVRDVPEGRMSVIEIRDHGPGIPDDEANKVFERFYRADTSRTRETGGSGLGLAIVAAIVGSHGGSVRVQDTDGGGATLVVSLPLHEEPAEALST; the protein is encoded by the coding sequence TTGCTGCAACGCTGGAAAACAGCGTCCCTGAGGTCGCAACTCGTTGCCATCATCATGGGACTCCTCCTACTGGCCCTCGCGGCCACCGGGGCAGGCACGTTGACGCTCGTCAAGAGTTATCTCCAAGGCCAGGTGGACGACAAACTCAAGGCCGCCGTCGCCCTTGCCCTGGACCAGCAGTCCTTTGACAAGCTCTCCGAATACAACCCCGCGGTCCCAACGGACTACTCGCTGACGCTGTATGTACCCGGAATTGCGCCCTACCAATTTGGTGGCAGCCCCGACGACCGTCCGGCCATTTCCAGCATCACCCCGGCTGAGGCGAAGGCCCGCGGGAACACACCGTTCCAAGTCAACGGCACCGCAGGCAACAACTGGCGGGTGGTGGCCGTAGGCGTGACCGCCAACGGCAAGAACGGCGTGGTCATCATCGGCCTTCCGCTGGCACCCGTGGACAAAGTCATGGAACATGCCGTCCTGGTGGTGGTCGGTGTGGGGCTGCTGACCCTGGTGCTGGCGTTCTTCATTGCCACCTGGACTGTGGCCCGTTCCTTCCGGCCCCTGGCCAAGGTGGAGAAGACGGCCGCTGCGATTGCGGCCGGGGACCTGTCCCGCCGCGTGGAGATCGACAACATCCATACCGAAGTCGGCCGGCTGGGCGGCTCCCTCAATGCCATGCTGGCCCATATCGAGGCCTCGTTCGCGGCACGGGCAGCTTCCGAAGCACGGATGCGCCGGTTCGCGGCCGACGCTTCCCATGAGCTGCGCACGCCGCTGGTTACCATCCGCGGCTTCTCAGAGCTCTATCGCCATGGGGCCCTCACTTCGCCAGAAGACGTGGCAACCGCCATGGGCAGGATCGAAAGCGAAGCCAAACGCATGGGTTCAATGGTGGAGGACCTTCTCATGCTGGCAAGGCTGGACGAACAACGGCCGCTCAACCTCAAGCCCGTCGACCTGCAGTTGCTGGCCAACGACGCCGTGGTGGACACCAAGGCGTCGTCCGGCAACAGGACCATCAAGCTGGTGGGATTGGACGGCGCCTCCCCCGCTGCTGCTCCCGTTCAAGGGGACGAAGCCAAACTCCGCCAGGTGATTGGCAACCTCGTCGGCAATGCATTGCGCTACACCCCGGAAGGCAGCCCCATTGAACTCGCGGTAGGGGTCCGGGACGTTCCCGAGGGCAGGATGTCCGTGATCGAGATCCGCGACCACGGGCCCGGGATTCCCGATGACGAGGCCAACAAGGTCTTTGAACGCTTCTATCGGGCGGACACTTCCCGGACCCGGGAAACCGGCGGCAGCGGCCTGGGGCTGGCCATTGTGGCGGCAATTGTTGGCAGCCACGGCGGTTCCGTGCGGGTGCAGGATACCGACGGCGGCGGCGCAACACTGGTGGTCAGCCTTCCACTCCACGAGGAACCGGCCGAGGCGTTATCCACATAG
- a CDS encoding response regulator transcription factor — protein MKKNGPEAKLLVVDDEPNIRELLSTSLRFAGFEVVAASNGREALAAADTHAPDLAVLDVMLPDMDGFTVTRRLRAAGKHFPVLFLTAKDDTEDKVTGLTVGGDDYVTKPFSLDEVVARIRAVLRRTQPLEDDDAVIRVDDLELDDDAHEVRRGGTVIELSPTEFKLLRYLMLNPNRVLSKAQILDHVWEYDFNGDASIVESYISYLRRKVDIDPDAPALIQTKRGVGYVLRTAEKR, from the coding sequence ATGAAAAAGAACGGCCCCGAAGCCAAGCTCCTTGTTGTTGACGACGAACCCAACATCCGTGAGCTTCTCTCCACGTCGCTGCGTTTCGCAGGTTTCGAGGTCGTTGCAGCGTCCAATGGTCGCGAAGCGCTTGCTGCTGCGGACACCCATGCCCCTGACCTCGCCGTATTGGACGTCATGCTCCCGGACATGGACGGCTTCACCGTAACCCGACGCCTCCGCGCAGCGGGCAAGCACTTCCCGGTCCTTTTCCTCACGGCCAAGGATGACACCGAGGACAAGGTCACCGGACTGACCGTCGGCGGCGACGACTACGTCACCAAGCCCTTCAGCCTGGACGAAGTGGTCGCGCGCATCCGGGCTGTCCTCCGCCGCACCCAGCCGCTTGAAGACGACGACGCCGTTATCCGCGTCGACGACCTTGAACTCGATGACGACGCCCACGAAGTCCGGCGCGGCGGCACGGTGATAGAGCTGTCCCCCACGGAATTCAAGCTGCTGCGCTACCTGATGCTCAACCCCAACCGCGTCCTCTCCAAAGCCCAGATCCTGGACCACGTGTGGGAGTACGACTTCAACGGTGATGCCTCAATCGTTGAGTCGTACATCTCCTACCTTCGCCGGAAGGTAGACATCGACCCCGACGCCCCGGCCCTCATCCAGACCAAGCGCGGCGTGGGCTACGTGCTGCGGACGGCAGAGAAGCGCTGA
- a CDS encoding LysE/ArgO family amino acid transporter, giving the protein MNFPDTINAAGLGLATGLALIVAIGAQNAFVLRQGIRGEHVAAIVTICALSDAVLIAAGILGTGALIAAAPTAVVILRYVGAAFLVTYGIMAARRALNPQSLTAEGSSPKSGKRSLAAAITTVLALTWLNPHVYLDIALLGSIASAQGSGQEWWFGAGAILGSILWFASLGFGARFLKGFFSRPRSWQLLDGGIAVTMVALGAGLALGS; this is encoded by the coding sequence GTGAATTTTCCTGACACCATCAACGCGGCGGGCCTCGGCCTCGCCACCGGCCTTGCCCTCATCGTTGCCATCGGGGCACAGAATGCCTTCGTGCTGAGGCAGGGTATCCGCGGAGAACACGTCGCCGCTATCGTCACCATCTGCGCACTCTCGGACGCCGTTCTCATTGCCGCCGGGATCCTCGGTACCGGCGCCTTGATCGCGGCGGCACCCACCGCCGTCGTCATCCTTCGCTACGTGGGCGCAGCGTTCCTCGTCACGTACGGCATCATGGCGGCACGGCGGGCGCTGAACCCGCAGTCCCTGACAGCTGAGGGCAGTTCTCCAAAATCCGGAAAGAGAAGCCTCGCCGCCGCCATAACCACAGTGCTGGCACTGACATGGCTCAATCCCCACGTGTACCTGGACATCGCGCTCCTGGGCTCCATTGCCAGCGCCCAAGGTTCCGGGCAAGAGTGGTGGTTCGGGGCGGGAGCCATTCTGGGCAGCATTCTCTGGTTCGCGTCGCTGGGGTTCGGCGCCCGGTTCCTGAAGGGATTCTTCTCCCGCCCCCGTTCCTGGCAACTGCTCGACGGCGGCATCGCCGTCACCATGGTGGCTTTGGGAGCGGGACTCGCGCTGGGGAGCTAG
- a CDS encoding LysR family transcriptional regulator ArgP gives MKFPSEQLSTFAAVLSEGTLEAAARTLHITPSAVSQRLKALEQTAGRVLLQRSNPAQPTEAGEVVLRLARQVAQLEADAGAELGLGASGPRLAIPIVVNADSLGVWFLQALTQVAAEVDVTFDLHRDDEQHSASFLRSGKVMAAVTATPDPVQGCRVEPLGVMRYLAVSEPAFAARWFSDGVNPGKLNTAPTVDFDRKDTYQWAFVQSLASTPAGESIDVKGPRHYVPSSHDFGNAIRLGLGWGLIPEIQCQQDIKDGTLVELAPGRPLDVALYWQRWKTASHVLDVVSDTVRTVAAQFLRQP, from the coding sequence ATGAAATTTCCCTCGGAGCAGTTGTCGACGTTCGCCGCAGTCCTTTCCGAAGGCACGCTGGAAGCAGCCGCCAGGACGCTTCACATCACCCCCTCCGCGGTCTCCCAGCGGTTGAAGGCCCTGGAGCAAACCGCCGGGCGGGTGCTGCTGCAGAGAAGCAACCCGGCCCAACCGACGGAGGCAGGGGAGGTTGTGCTTCGGCTTGCCCGCCAGGTGGCGCAACTGGAGGCTGATGCCGGAGCGGAACTGGGCTTGGGGGCAAGTGGTCCGCGCTTGGCCATACCGATTGTGGTGAATGCCGATTCCCTGGGTGTCTGGTTCCTGCAGGCCCTGACACAGGTAGCTGCCGAGGTTGACGTCACCTTCGACCTCCACCGCGACGATGAGCAGCACTCCGCCTCCTTCCTGCGCTCGGGGAAGGTGATGGCGGCTGTGACAGCAACACCGGATCCCGTGCAGGGTTGTCGGGTGGAGCCGCTGGGTGTCATGCGTTATTTGGCGGTCTCTGAACCGGCCTTTGCTGCCCGATGGTTCTCCGACGGCGTCAACCCCGGGAAACTTAACACGGCACCCACTGTGGATTTCGACCGGAAAGACACCTATCAATGGGCCTTTGTGCAGTCGTTGGCCAGTACGCCGGCCGGTGAATCGATTGACGTCAAAGGGCCCCGGCATTACGTTCCATCCAGCCACGACTTTGGAAATGCCATCCGCTTGGGCCTTGGCTGGGGCCTTATCCCGGAGATCCAATGCCAACAGGACATCAAGGACGGCACACTGGTGGAGCTTGCCCCGGGACGGCCCCTCGATGTGGCGCTCTACTGGCAGCGGTGGAAAACCGCCTCCCACGTGCTGGACGTGGTGAGCGACACCGTTCGAACCGTAGCAGCGCAGTTCCTCAGGCAGCCCTGA
- a CDS encoding multicopper oxidase family protein: MNTSQLLAVDLVLAVLAAGAWAAAAWMTWTSTASEGHAKPRLTGLALLATAVALVATAARYALLPALAAGSWWFASERITISLPLTAIPAAWAAMAGVPFLLRRRNTGAHLSPNDDSQVPAPLPGREAAVLAMVAAGAGAVGSLALMFVLGPFPALWTLVILLFLVAGVVVLAKMALFPRHAVSALGPARGGRRATAATALAGLMACTALGAGVFTWLGSRAADGTGIITAVGHHDAGGPVPVSATTPVTALLGDMPANATVRRYELTARVEQVTLPSGRTTEAWTFGSLPGPTLEAQLGEVVEVVLNNRDVQAGVTLHWHGYDVPNAMDGVAGATQDAVLPGQSMTYRFAAAQAGTYWYHTHQDSAEGVRKGLYGVFVVHDPAMVRSDADIVVAGHDLGGLGMLGSSDRSSVYRAKPGSLVRVRLINTDSLPQRYLVQGTAFTVAAVDGTEVNKPGEVSGKLLRLGAGGRYDLTFAMPGTPVTIRMDAAADAAVVINPGGPGEVSGEVSGEVSGAASGGSSPSAGSNPEKATPGIFATTPVLDLLGYGEPVPGRVDTPTSDREEVIVLDRQFRFVDGVPRYAFTVNGAAYPLVPSMQVAEGDVVKVTIINRTAEPHPMHPHGHHVLVLSRNGVAPSGSPLVLDTVDIQGGEVWEVLLVANNPGIWMDHCHNLDHAAEGMMMLMQYEGVSSPFVHGGHAHNRPE; this comes from the coding sequence TTGAACACTTCACAGCTGTTGGCTGTGGACCTGGTGCTGGCGGTCCTTGCTGCCGGTGCCTGGGCCGCGGCAGCTTGGATGACGTGGACGTCAACAGCCAGTGAAGGCCATGCCAAGCCTCGCTTGACTGGTTTGGCGCTCCTCGCGACTGCCGTCGCCCTGGTGGCAACGGCAGCCCGCTACGCTTTACTCCCTGCCTTGGCGGCGGGCAGTTGGTGGTTTGCCAGCGAACGCATAACCATCAGCTTGCCGCTGACCGCCATCCCCGCGGCTTGGGCCGCGATGGCCGGTGTTCCGTTCTTGCTGAGGAGGCGGAACACCGGCGCACACCTTTCCCCCAACGACGACTCACAGGTGCCGGCACCCCTCCCGGGGCGTGAAGCCGCCGTCCTGGCCATGGTGGCAGCCGGCGCCGGCGCTGTGGGTTCCCTCGCCCTGATGTTCGTCCTGGGACCCTTCCCCGCGCTCTGGACCCTGGTGATCCTGCTCTTCCTCGTCGCAGGGGTGGTTGTGCTGGCCAAAATGGCGCTCTTCCCGCGACACGCTGTTAGCGCACTGGGCCCGGCTCGTGGCGGCAGGCGTGCAACGGCAGCCACGGCGCTGGCCGGCCTGATGGCATGCACGGCCCTGGGAGCCGGCGTTTTCACGTGGCTGGGCAGCCGTGCCGCGGACGGCACCGGGATCATCACCGCCGTCGGACATCACGACGCCGGCGGTCCGGTTCCGGTGTCAGCCACGACGCCGGTGACTGCCTTACTGGGCGACATGCCTGCGAATGCCACCGTCCGGCGTTATGAACTCACGGCGAGGGTTGAACAGGTAACGCTGCCGTCGGGGCGGACAACGGAAGCCTGGACGTTCGGCAGCCTGCCGGGACCTACGCTGGAAGCCCAACTGGGCGAAGTAGTGGAAGTAGTACTGAACAACCGTGACGTGCAGGCCGGGGTGACGCTGCACTGGCACGGCTATGACGTGCCGAACGCCATGGACGGAGTGGCAGGCGCCACCCAGGACGCTGTCCTGCCCGGCCAGTCCATGACGTACAGGTTTGCCGCGGCGCAAGCAGGTACGTACTGGTACCACACCCATCAGGATTCAGCCGAAGGAGTCCGCAAGGGGCTCTACGGCGTATTCGTCGTGCACGATCCCGCCATGGTCCGTAGTGACGCGGACATCGTGGTGGCCGGGCACGACCTCGGCGGTCTGGGGATGCTGGGCTCCTCAGACCGTAGCAGTGTGTATAGGGCGAAGCCGGGCTCGCTGGTTCGCGTGCGGTTGATCAATACCGACTCCTTGCCACAGCGCTACCTCGTGCAAGGAACGGCGTTTACAGTGGCCGCCGTCGATGGAACCGAAGTCAACAAGCCGGGCGAAGTGTCAGGAAAGCTGCTCCGTCTCGGCGCCGGCGGCCGGTATGACCTGACCTTTGCCATGCCCGGGACTCCTGTGACCATTCGGATGGATGCTGCCGCTGACGCCGCGGTGGTCATCAACCCCGGGGGTCCCGGCGAAGTTTCGGGTGAGGTGTCGGGTGAGGTGTCGGGTGCCGCTTCCGGCGGAAGCAGCCCTTCAGCGGGGAGCAACCCGGAGAAGGCCACTCCTGGAATTTTTGCGACCACTCCCGTCCTTGATCTGTTGGGCTATGGCGAACCCGTGCCAGGAAGGGTTGATACTCCGACGTCCGACCGTGAGGAAGTAATCGTGTTGGACCGGCAATTCCGGTTTGTGGACGGGGTCCCCCGCTATGCCTTCACGGTGAACGGCGCGGCCTATCCGTTGGTGCCCTCCATGCAGGTCGCGGAGGGGGACGTCGTGAAGGTAACCATCATCAACCGCACCGCCGAACCGCACCCGATGCACCCGCACGGTCATCATGTCCTGGTACTCAGCCGGAACGGAGTGGCACCGAGCGGATCACCCTTGGTCCTGGACACCGTTGATATCCAGGGCGGAGAGGTCTGGGAAGTCCTGCTGGTGGCCAACAATCCGGGGATCTGGATGGATCACTGCCACAACCTGGACCATGCCGCCGAAGGGATGATGATGCTCATGCAGTACGAGGGGGTGTCCTCACCGTTCGTCCACGGAGGGCATGCCCACAACCGGCCGGAGTAG
- a CDS encoding DNA repair helicase XPB — protein MTDGPLIVQSDKTILLEVDHELATEARHAIAAFAELERAPEHMHSYRLTPLGLWNARAAGLDAEQVLDTLLKYSRFPVPHALLIDIEETMSRYGRLRLEKDPQHGLVMRTDDYPVLEEVIRAKKIAPLLGPRIDGETVVVHSSQRGQLKQLLLKLGWPAEDLAGYVDGQPHLIMLDETDWQLRPYQKVATENFWAGGSGVVVLPCGAGKTLVGAAAMATSSTTTLILVTNTVSARQWKDELLKRTSLTEDEIGEYSGAVKEVRPVTIATYQVLTTKRGGLYPHLELVDGHDWGLIIYDEVHLLPAPIFRMTADLQARRRLGLTATLVREDGREGEVFSLIGPKRYDAPWKDIEAQGYIAPADCVEVRVDLPRDERVAYAMAEDADKYRLCATSETKTALVEQLVEAHKGEQLLVIGQYIDQLDEISERLDAPLIKGETSVKARQKLFDAFRKGELQTLVVSKVANFSIDLPEASVAIQVSGSFGSRQEEAQRLGRLLRPKQDGRAARFYSLVARDTLDQDFAAKRQRFLAEQGYAYRIMDAKDVGTEQGQ, from the coding sequence GTGACCGACGGTCCGCTGATCGTTCAAAGCGATAAAACCATCCTGTTGGAAGTCGACCACGAGTTGGCTACCGAAGCACGGCACGCCATCGCTGCCTTCGCAGAACTCGAACGCGCACCGGAGCACATGCACAGTTACCGGCTCACCCCCCTGGGCCTCTGGAATGCACGGGCCGCAGGACTGGACGCCGAACAGGTGCTGGACACCCTGTTGAAGTACTCCCGCTTTCCCGTACCCCACGCGCTGCTGATCGACATTGAAGAAACCATGTCCCGCTATGGCCGCCTGCGCCTGGAAAAAGACCCGCAGCACGGTCTGGTGATGCGCACGGACGACTACCCGGTGCTGGAGGAGGTCATCCGCGCCAAGAAGATTGCGCCATTGTTGGGCCCGAGGATCGACGGCGAGACCGTGGTGGTGCATTCCTCCCAGCGCGGGCAGCTGAAGCAGTTGCTCCTCAAGCTGGGCTGGCCGGCCGAGGACCTGGCCGGCTATGTGGATGGCCAGCCGCACCTGATCATGCTGGACGAGACAGACTGGCAGCTGCGCCCGTACCAGAAGGTGGCCACGGAGAACTTCTGGGCCGGCGGCAGCGGCGTCGTCGTGCTTCCCTGCGGCGCCGGCAAGACGCTGGTGGGGGCAGCGGCCATGGCCACCTCCTCGACCACCACGCTGATCCTGGTGACCAACACCGTCTCGGCCCGCCAGTGGAAGGACGAACTCCTCAAACGGACCTCCCTGACCGAGGACGAGATCGGCGAGTATTCAGGTGCCGTCAAGGAGGTCCGGCCCGTCACCATTGCCACCTACCAGGTGCTCACCACCAAACGCGGCGGGCTGTACCCCCATCTTGAACTTGTCGACGGCCATGATTGGGGACTGATCATCTATGACGAAGTCCACCTGCTGCCCGCCCCGATCTTCCGCATGACTGCCGACCTGCAAGCCCGGCGGCGACTCGGCCTGACCGCCACCCTGGTCCGTGAAGACGGTCGCGAGGGCGAGGTCTTCAGCCTTATCGGCCCCAAACGCTACGACGCTCCCTGGAAGGACATCGAAGCCCAGGGCTACATTGCCCCCGCCGATTGCGTGGAGGTCCGGGTGGACCTGCCCCGGGACGAGCGCGTGGCCTACGCGATGGCCGAGGACGCTGACAAGTACCGGTTGTGCGCCACATCGGAGACTAAGACCGCCTTGGTGGAACAGCTCGTGGAGGCACATAAAGGCGAGCAGCTACTGGTCATTGGACAGTACATCGACCAGCTGGATGAGATTTCCGAAAGGCTGGACGCTCCCCTGATCAAGGGCGAAACCAGCGTCAAGGCCCGCCAGAAACTCTTTGATGCCTTCCGGAAGGGCGAGCTCCAAACTTTGGTGGTGTCCAAGGTGGCGAATTTCTCCATCGACCTCCCGGAAGCCTCCGTCGCGATCCAGGTTTCCGGTTCCTTCGGCTCCCGGCAGGAGGAGGCGCAACGCCTGGGCCGGCTCTTGCGGCCCAAGCAGGACGGCCGGGCCGCACGCTTCTACTCGCTGGTTGCCCGCGACACGCTCGACCAGGACTTCGCCGCCAAACGGCAACGGTTCCTGGCCGAGCAGGGTTATGCCTACCGCATCATGGACGCCAAGGACGTCGGGACAGAACAGGGCCAGTAA
- a CDS encoding helicase-associated domain-containing protein gives MSLIRALSKELEARSDASLRALFAARPDLISPMAPDFAALAARASARVSVQRALERLTKPEMQVLETLHLCTNTDTGHSASASGLKKVIAGSTLSALEPILAKLQELALVHRAEPPASAHMPAGSRQRFYLPVGSLKDVIGIYPAGLGRSYTELVRLQPAFAQRVVQLVSELHHSGIDIHPASTPMDAALSLQKWTATPEGVRAILATAPERTTALLDKFGSWAMGAVPQAQRRASVTHESADVGPIDWLLARGLLVPLDAGHVELPHSVGIALRGGVIVNDFSLAPPVPELGHTSGALRRNAAMGAIAETLRLCNELLFVVREQPLATLRSGGVGVRELRRLAESIRCGVHQTAVLLELCALSGLLRLDVDSSTWVQSPALEWPGLPRQEQWLWLVNAWLASERAPSMVGQPIAGNTGGSHHGAAGSTINALSAEAQRPDAPVVRRRLLEILDELTAEAAAPDGKAPVLDARAVLQRAEWAQPRMARRFSSLVRGILEEATLLGLMGSGAFTQLGSAIAAGRPEHAMAILGEHLPAAVNHILLQADLTAVAPGYLAPELSERLLRMSDAEGQGPASIYRFSASSIRRALDAGEDAESLLAFLREHSATEVPQPLSYLIQDTASRHGRLRISSSASFIQSDDESAISELLLEARTSALSLVRLAPTVLTSSASPRETARVLRELGLSPAVQDAEPAVVRLKRTTAVSGSARPVYTAPRTAPPDDDVEAQLAILRQHRNVPGDGTGEASTQLGLETLQKAIRMKQAVTMNVVDSLGNSNTETVVPVSVSGGRVRVFDPAKDTERVLSIHRIIDVEPAGDRHP, from the coding sequence ATGTCCCTGATTCGAGCGCTCAGCAAGGAACTCGAGGCGCGCAGCGATGCCTCGCTGCGGGCTTTGTTTGCCGCGCGGCCGGACCTCATCTCCCCCATGGCGCCGGACTTTGCGGCACTCGCGGCCAGGGCCAGCGCCCGGGTCAGTGTCCAGCGGGCCTTGGAGCGACTCACCAAGCCGGAAATGCAGGTCCTCGAAACCCTCCATCTGTGTACCAACACAGACACCGGACACAGTGCCTCCGCTTCCGGCCTGAAGAAGGTCATTGCCGGGTCAACCTTGTCCGCGCTGGAACCGATCCTCGCGAAACTGCAGGAACTGGCACTGGTCCATCGGGCGGAACCACCGGCATCTGCCCACATGCCGGCAGGCTCCAGGCAGCGTTTCTATTTGCCCGTGGGCAGCCTCAAGGATGTCATCGGCATCTACCCGGCGGGCTTGGGCCGCAGCTACACGGAACTCGTCAGGCTGCAGCCGGCCTTTGCCCAGCGCGTGGTCCAGCTTGTGTCCGAACTGCACCACAGCGGCATTGACATCCATCCGGCCAGCACCCCGATGGATGCTGCGCTGTCCCTGCAGAAATGGACTGCCACGCCGGAAGGCGTCCGGGCCATCCTCGCCACTGCTCCGGAGAGGACCACTGCCCTGCTGGACAAGTTCGGCAGCTGGGCCATGGGCGCCGTACCCCAGGCGCAAAGGCGGGCCTCGGTGACGCACGAAAGTGCCGACGTCGGACCGATCGACTGGCTGCTGGCCCGCGGACTGCTGGTCCCCCTCGATGCCGGGCACGTTGAGCTGCCGCACAGCGTTGGCATCGCCCTGCGTGGCGGCGTCATTGTGAACGACTTCAGCCTGGCCCCTCCTGTGCCGGAACTGGGGCACACCAGTGGCGCCCTGCGGCGCAACGCGGCCATGGGTGCCATCGCGGAGACGCTCAGGCTGTGCAATGAACTGCTGTTCGTCGTGCGGGAGCAACCGTTGGCCACCCTTCGCAGCGGCGGCGTGGGCGTGCGCGAGCTGCGCCGGCTTGCCGAGTCGATCCGGTGCGGGGTGCACCAAACGGCTGTCCTGCTTGAGTTGTGCGCCCTGTCCGGGCTGTTGCGCCTGGATGTGGACAGCTCCACCTGGGTGCAGTCCCCGGCGCTCGAATGGCCGGGCCTGCCCCGCCAGGAGCAGTGGTTGTGGTTGGTGAATGCGTGGCTGGCCAGCGAACGCGCCCCGTCCATGGTGGGCCAGCCCATCGCAGGAAACACCGGGGGCTCCCACCACGGCGCGGCCGGCAGCACCATCAACGCATTGTCCGCCGAAGCCCAGCGTCCCGATGCCCCTGTTGTCCGGCGCAGGCTTCTGGAGATCCTGGACGAACTCACCGCCGAGGCGGCAGCGCCGGATGGAAAGGCGCCGGTGCTCGATGCCCGCGCGGTCCTCCAACGCGCGGAATGGGCGCAGCCCCGGATGGCCCGGCGGTTCAGTTCCCTGGTGCGCGGCATCCTGGAGGAAGCTACTCTCCTGGGCCTCATGGGTTCGGGGGCGTTCACGCAGCTCGGTTCGGCCATCGCGGCGGGCCGCCCCGAACATGCCATGGCCATCCTTGGCGAACACTTGCCCGCTGCGGTGAACCACATCCTGTTGCAGGCTGACCTGACAGCCGTGGCTCCCGGATATTTGGCGCCTGAGCTCAGTGAGAGGCTGCTCCGGATGTCCGACGCCGAAGGGCAAGGGCCGGCGTCGATCTACCGTTTCTCCGCCTCCTCCATCCGGAGGGCGCTCGACGCCGGAGAGGATGCGGAATCGCTGCTGGCGTTCCTTCGGGAGCACTCGGCCACCGAGGTGCCCCAGCCGCTTTCCTACCTCATCCAGGACACCGCGTCCCGGCACGGCCGGTTGCGGATCAGTTCGAGCGCGAGCTTCATCCAGAGCGACGACGAATCGGCCATCTCCGAACTGTTGCTGGAAGCCCGGACGTCGGCCCTGAGCCTGGTACGCCTCGCCCCGACTGTCCTGACCTCCTCGGCCAGCCCGCGGGAAACCGCCAGGGTCCTGCGCGAGCTGGGACTATCACCTGCCGTGCAGGACGCCGAACCCGCCGTCGTACGCCTGAAGCGGACCACCGCCGTATCCGGCAGCGCCCGACCGGTTTATACAGCGCCGCGGACGGCTCCGCCGGACGACGACGTCGAGGCTCAACTGGCGATTCTGCGACAGCACCGCAACGTCCCGGGTGACGGGACGGGCGAGGCATCAACCCAGCTGGGCCTGGAGACCCTGCAGAAAGCAATCCGGATGAAGCAGGCAGTCACCATGAACGTGGTGGACAGCCTGGGGAATTCAAATACGGAAACCGTTGTTCCAGTCTCCGTATCGGGTGGCCGGGTGCGGGTTTTCGATCCCGCGAAGGACACCGAACGGGTACTGTCCATCCACAGGATCATCGATGTGGAGCCAGCCGGTGACCGGCACCCCTAG
- a CDS encoding cold-shock protein, whose translation MPTGKVKWYDKDKGFGFLAAEDGQEVFLPKTALPAGVTELKAGTRVEFGVADGRRGAQALGLRILDKTPSIAKAKRMNARDLAPLVQDLVTVLDNLSGTLSSGKYPEGNKAKAIGTALRKVADELEA comes from the coding sequence GTGCCCACCGGCAAGGTCAAGTGGTATGACAAGGACAAAGGCTTCGGATTCCTCGCGGCCGAAGACGGCCAGGAAGTATTCCTGCCCAAGACGGCCCTGCCCGCGGGCGTAACCGAGCTTAAGGCGGGAACCCGGGTGGAGTTCGGCGTTGCCGACGGTCGCCGCGGGGCGCAGGCGTTGGGCCTGCGTATCCTGGACAAGACCCCCTCCATCGCCAAGGCCAAGCGTATGAACGCGCGGGACCTCGCGCCGCTCGTCCAGGACCTGGTCACTGTGCTGGACAACCTCTCCGGCACGTTGTCCTCCGGAAAGTACCCGGAAGGCAATAAGGCGAAGGCAATCGGTACGGCACTGCGCAAGGTTGCCGACGAGCTGGAAGCCTAA